The window ATCCTTTGCCTCATCATAATTTTTGTCGTGCCACAACGCCTGTTCCAGACTTCGCACCGCAGCAATGTGGTTGTTTTGTTGATAGGAAAACACCCCTTTCAGGTAATACGCCATTCTTAAAACTTTTCGCACCCGCTCCTTCGTCTTGGGTGCGTCTTTTTTAACCTCCTTCAATATTTTTTCATTTCTATTTATCAGGTCGTCAAGTTCTGATATCAACAAAGTTAACTCTATGATGTGACCCGGATTGTCCTGCGGTTTTATCTTTATAGGCTCATTAGATTGCGACGCCCTATACACCTTCCAGATTTCATCAAGGGCTTTGCTTCTTGACCAGAAGTACCGGGCATAAATTGTCCAGAGTCTGGTAATATCGTCTGGTGAAGTTAGTTTTGCCCCTATCTCAAAGTCCGAAAGCGCCTCGCGCAGTTCGCCTCTTCTTACACGAACAATTCCCCGGTTGTTGTACGCCTCAGCCAGATTCGGGTTTAACTCTATCGCCTTTGTAAAGTCCGCAATCGCACGGTCATA is drawn from candidate division WOR-3 bacterium and contains these coding sequences:
- a CDS encoding tetratricopeptide repeat protein, which produces YDRAIADFTKAIELNPNLAEAYNNRGIVRVRRGELREALSDFEIGAKLTSPDDITRLWTIYARYFWSRSKALDEIWKVYRASQSNEPIKIKPQDNPGHIIELTLLISELDDLINRNEKILKEVKKDAPKTKERVRKVLRMAYYLKGVFSYQQNNHIAAVRSLEQALWHDKNYDEAKDLLRHIWDLHCRPAWWRWWFCAPKPLNMWWKRVVAFGLFLFILLLVSFPFYVHLLAPAELSKRGAGINWVFYLIPLLVCWLILLSPFLTRFRTGDFEIELNPEIGTIPEPELTPSMAKALKD